Part of the uncultured Cohaesibacter sp. genome is shown below.
CCGGTCGCATAGCCGGATGTGATCAGGGTGGCCTGATTGGCAACGGACCCGACACCGACAAGGGCATAGTTTGCCGTTCTTGCCATGTCCATCACGTCAACCACATGGCGCTCGACCTTGAGACTCTGGGCCAGCTCGGGGCTGGAAACCATCAGCGGGGCAGGGATCAGGTGGACATTCTGCGCGGTGCGCCCGGTCGCGACCCCTTCAATATAGGCGGCGACACCGCCGGTCAGGCTGACCAGCGAGATGTCCCGGTGCGACAGGGTCTGCGCCAGTCTCTGAAGGGCGCCCATGACGGTCGCGCCCCAGCCAACGGCGAGCAGATCTGCTTCGTTCAGCTTGCCCATCAGATACTGACTGGCCGCTTCGGCGATGCGTTCGACCGAGTGCTGGCCATTGTCGGCAGGAATGACCCGTGCTTCCTGCAGTCCGAACAGCTGTTGCAGGCGGCTTTCGAGCTCGAAACAGCCGCCATAGCTTGAGTTGATATGAATATGGATCAACCCCATCTTGCGACCCTTTTCGAGCATTCTCGAAATCTTGATGCGAGACAGGTTGAGGATCGTGCCGATTTCACTCTGCGTCATGCCGTCATGATAATAGTACCAGGCCACACGGCTCAGCAATTCGGCATCATGATGTTCATATTTGTTGTCGTCGCTCATTTTGATCACAGATCATTTCAGATGATGGATGGTGCGTTCATATGATCACATAACTTCATTGTGATCAACCCTTTCCGCAAACATATAATTTTAATTTTCCCGACCAATATGCCAATTATATAATTTAATCCAACAAAATCATATTGATAACGAAAGTTGTACGCAGAAAGTGGTATCGGAAGATATGATCATATGTCCACTGATGAAACAAATGACGAGTAAATTGGGTTGACAAGGACCGACCCCTGCGCGTAGCTTTTATGAGAATTTGATGGCGTGCTGTTCATATGAACGCATTCGGGCGCGCCAAGATGATGCCCCCGAGCATCGCCATGCAGAAATTTAACGGAGGAAATTCATGGCTGATATCGATGACATTAAAGAAGGCAAGGACTTCGGCATTGATGTTCCGGTTGAAACCAACCCATTCCCGGTGAGAGGTGCCAACGCGCTTGACTGGGGCATGCAGGACCGTCTGGCCCGCA
Proteins encoded:
- a CDS encoding sugar-binding domain-containing protein translates to MSDDNKYEHHDAELLSRVAWYYYHDGMTQSEIGTILNLSRIKISRMLEKGRKMGLIHIHINSSYGGCFELESRLQQLFGLQEARVIPADNGQHSVERIAEAASQYLMGKLNEADLLAVGWGATVMGALQRLAQTLSHRDISLVSLTGGVAAYIEGVATGRTAQNVHLIPAPLMVSSPELAQSLKVERHVVDVMDMARTANYALVGVGSVANQATLITSGYATGSQFEAFRRQGAVGDIIAIFYDKDGNVLDLPFHDNLIGLDLQALREIPNVVAAACGQNKVEAIRAAARGKHFNVLITDEPTALAIIEGESHEKERGIRSGD